In Camelina sativa cultivar DH55 chromosome 16, Cs, whole genome shotgun sequence, a single window of DNA contains:
- the LOC104749151 gene encoding polygalacturonate 4-alpha-galacturonosyltransferase: MALKRGLSGVNRIRGSSGGSRSILVLLIFFCVFAPLVFFVGRGVYIDSSNDYSNASVKQNLDWRERLAMQSVRSLFSKEVLDVIATSTADLGPLSLDSFKKNNLSASWREVGADISFRHSENQTTADVKSNILNEKRDKTSKDGSHQKVETPAKIHRRQLRERRREMRANELVQHNDDTILKLENAAIERSKSVDSAVLGKYSIWRRENENDNSDSNIRLMRDQVIMARVYSGLAKLKNKNDLLQELQARLKDSQRVLAESTSDADLPRSAHEKLRAMGQVLAKAKMQLYDCKLVTGKLRAMLQTADEQVRSLKKQSTFLAQLAAKTIPNPIHCLSMRLTIDYYLLSPEKRKFPRSENLENPNLNHYALFSDNVLAASVVVNSTIMNAKDPSKHVFHLVTDKLNFGAMNMWFLLNPPGKATIHVENVDEFKWLNSSYCPVLRQLESAAMREYYFKADHPTSGSSNLKYRNPKYLSMLNHLRFYLPEVYPKLNKILFLDDDIIVQKDLTPLWEVNLNGKVNGAVETCGESFHRFDKYLNFSNPHIARNFNPNACGWAYGMNMFDLKEWKKRDITGIYHKWQNMNENRTLWKLGTLPPGLITFYGLTHPLNKSWHVLGLGYNPSIDRKDIENAAVVHYNGNMKPWLELAMSKYRPYWTKYIKFDHPYLRRCNLHE; this comes from the exons ATGGCGCTGAAGCGAGGGCTATCAGGAGTTAACCGGATTAGAGGAAGTAGTGGTGGATCTCGATCTATCCTTGTGCTCCTCATCTTTTTCTGTGTTTTCGCACCACTTGTCTTCTTTGTTGGCCGAGGTGTATACATCGATTCCTCTAATG ATTATTCAAATGCTTCTGTGAAGCAG AATCTTGACTGGAGAGAACGTTTAGCAATGCAATCTGTTAGATCTCTTTTCTCGAAAGAG GTACTAGATGTTATCGCAACTAGCACAGCTGATTTGGGTCCTCTTAGCCTTGATTCtttcaagaaaaacaatttgTCTGCATCATGGCGGGAAGTTGGAGCAGACATTTCTTTTAGACATTCTGAG AATCAAACAACTGCAGATGTCAAATCTAATATCCTGAATGAAAAACGTGACAAGACTTCTAAAG ATGGTAGCCATCAGAAAGTTGAGACACCTGCGAAGATTCACAGAAGG CAACTACGAGAGAGAAGGCGTGAGATGCGAGCAAATGAATTGGTTCAGCACAATGATGACACGATTTTGAAACTCGAAAATGCAGCCATTGAACGTTCTAAGTCTGTTGATTCTGCTGTCCTTGGAAAATACAGTATTTGGAGAAGAGAAAATGAGAACGACAACTCCGATTCAAATATACGCTTGATGCGGGATCAAGTAATAATGGCTAGAGTCTATAGTGGTCTtgcaaaattgaaaaacaagaaTGATTTGTTACAAGAACTCCAGGCCCGACTTAAGGACAGCCAACGGGTTTTGGCGGAATCAACATCTGATGCTGATCTTCCTCGGAG tGCACATGAGAAACTCAGAGCCATGGGTCAAGTCTTGGCTAAAGCTAAGATGCAGTTATATGACTGCAAGTTGGTTACTGGAAAGCTGAGAGCAATGCTTCAGACTGCCGACGAACAAGTCAGGAGCTTAAAGAAGCAGAGTACTTTTTTGGCTCAGTTAGCAGCAAAAACAATTCCAAATCCTATACATTGTCTATCGATGCGCTTGACCATTGATTACTATCTTCTGTCTCCGGAGAAAAGAAAATTCCCTCGGAGTGAAAACCTAGAGAACCCTAATCTTAATCATTATGCCCTCTTTTCGGACAATGTATTAGCTGCATCAGTGGTTGTTAACTCAACCATCATGAATGCCAAG GATCCTTCTAAGCATGTCTTTCATCTTGTCACTGATAAACTCAATTTCGGAGCAATGAACATGTGGTTCCTCCTAAACCCACCCGGAAAGGCAACCATACATGTGGAAAACGTTGATGAGTTTAAGTGGCTTAATTCATCTTACTGCCCTGTCCTTCGTCAGCTTGAATCTGCAGCAATGAGAGAATACTATTTTAAAGCAGACCATCCGACTTCAGGCTCTTCGAATCTGAAATACAGAAACCCAAAGTATCTATCCATGTTGAATCACTTGAGATTCTACCTCCCTGAGGTTTATCCCAAGCTGAACAAAATCCTCTTCCTGGACGACGACATCATTGTTCAGAAAGATTTGACTCCACTCTGGGAAGTTAACCTGAACGGCAAAGTCAATGGTGCAGTTGAAACCTGTGGGGAAAGTTTCCACAGATTCGACAAGTATCTCAACTTTTCGAATCCTCACATTGCGAGGAACTTCAATCCAAATGCTTGTGGATGGGCTTATGGAATGAACATGTTCGACCTAAAGGAATGGAAGAAGAGAGACATCACTGGTATATACCATAAGTGGCAAAACATG AATGAGAACAGGACACTATGGAAGCTAGGGACACTACCACCAGGGTTAATAACATTCTACGGATTAACACATCCTTTAAACAAGTCGTGGCACGTGCTGGGACTAGGATATAACCCGAGTATAGACAGGAAAGACATTGAGAATGCAGCGGTGGTTCACTATAACGGGAACATGAAGCCATGGTTGGAGTTAGCAATGTCCAAGTACCGACCGTATTGGACTAAATACATCAAGTTTGATCACCCTTATCTTCGTCGATGCAACCTTCAtgaataa